One segment of Nomia melanderi isolate GNS246 chromosome 10, iyNomMela1, whole genome shotgun sequence DNA contains the following:
- the LOC143174995 gene encoding uncharacterized protein LOC143174995 gives MKKAIMASYYHLCSTKENPRHEYYPVGNDSWCKWQKALATGANLDLIEHPAPLHPDVQKHILPIYEDLSEENLLERCLGGHTQNNNESFNLTVWLFAPKHLHSGIKIIEIAAYLAAGLFNEGYSSVLRTTSALNIVIGKQAKTYAAKIDEQRIIRRERRTLLTTKEARKARREQRMEENQLYEETEGILYGAGIAY, from the coding sequence atgaagaaagctataatggcctcgtattatcacttatgctccaccaaagaaaatccaaggcacgaatactacccggtaggaaatgacagctggtgcaagtggcagaaagctctagctacaggagcaaatttggaccttatagaacatcctgcaccactacatccagacgtgcagaagcacatcctaccaatttacgaagatttatctgaagagAATCTACTTGAGAGGTGCTTGGGCGGACACACTCAAAAcaataacgagagtttcaactTAACTGTTTGGCTCTTCGCTCCAAAGCACCTGCACTcgggaataaaaattattgaaattgcagcatatttggcagctggcttatttaacgaaggatattcttcagttttaagaactacgagtgctttgaatattgtaattggaaaacaagcaaaaacatacgccgccaaaatcgacgaacagagaATAATTCGACGGGAGCGACGCACCTTATTAACTACCAAAGAGGCTCGAAAAGCAAGAAGAGAGCAACGTATGGAGGAAAATCAGCTCTatgaggaaacagaaggaatattGTATGGCGCAGGAATCGCATACTAG